Part of the Molothrus aeneus isolate 106 chromosome 8, BPBGC_Maene_1.0, whole genome shotgun sequence genome is shown below.
AAGGCAATTGTGAGTCCTtcagtttaattattttttttccttttcatctcaTCAGCCAGTTTTGATATAAACAACTCTGTTTTGCTGTTGCCAAATTAACAGCTCTGACAGAATCTGCTATGGAACATGCTATGAAAGAAGATGGAGTCTTGTGGAACACTGCAGTGCTGTTAATCAATGTCCTCAGCTGATGGAGTTCCTCCAAGGGCACATTTTCTTCTAATGCtgtagattttattttgttaagtAAGCAATTGAATAAGAAGTGATAGAGATTTTTCCAAGGTCTTATCTTAGGATGTATATCCTTTGCACTTTATTCTAGAATGTATACCTGGTAGAAAGATGgtaatttgcattttattgaAGGAATTGGGCAGCTTATTCCAAGTGTCTCTGATATTTTGCTCTTACACTAAACATGGTTAGCTTGAGAATATACTCTATAAAGAAAAATAGTGAACATGTGttgatttttgttatttctttgtttcaaaagtgaaaatatttccttactAAGATGTTCTATGTATTGTTAATAGTTGTATGATGAACACTCAGACTACTtcagggctgcctgggtgtcCCTGCAAATCCTTCTCATGAAGAGTTTGTTGTTCGTCCCTTCTGTGTTCTGCATCTTCCGTCTTGTTCTTGCACATACCCCGAGAATCCTGCTATATTTATTTGATGGAGTTTTAATGGTAGCTGGtgtaataactttttaaaaccTAATCTAGAAAGTATAAGGAGGGTTTTCACTGTGTTAGCATTGCATTCACATAGATTTAGCAATCTAAGCGCACAGACTTCATAGCAAAGATTATTGTCAAGATAAATGGTTTTTGGATAgttaacaaaaaagaaactatTGCTTCTATGTTGGGCAAATTGCAAATATAGGGAATAGGTAACTGGTTTTGGTGTAAGAATATCAGGGGTGAAAGGGGAGTGTTTAGACTATGCTGTTATATTTCTGCTAGAGTTTGGAGTAGCACTACTAAGACTCTCTGACACTAGAAGGATTGTAACCAAAAAGAGAGGACAAATATGCTTCCcgtgaaaacaaaaaaaaggtttccCTCTTTCAAACGTCATCCATAAGGTGCTTTGTCCTTAGAATGTCTTTCCCTTTGTCCCACTTAAACATTAGAATTGGAAAAGttttcttaatatatttttgaGGCCGTGATATTGGAGTGCCCTTGTGATTGATGCATTTCAAGTTGATATAAAACATTAATTCTTTTACCTTGAAACTAAATGAACATTCAGTGGTAGAATTGAGCTTTTGGCACCATCTTGTGGAATTCTGTTTGGCAAATAGGACGATGTAGCCCGAGAAACTGACTTACTAGAAGAGTTGCTAGCTATAACTTTAATACTTCCTCTGCTGGGGTGAAGAGAACTGGTATTGTCAATGACCATTTGACAACAAGACTTTTTGTTGGTGTCACTGTTGGCAAGTTCAAGGGTTTGCAACCAGTTCATTGGGAATCGTGGAAATCATCCAGAAGGAATGCTGAGTGAATGAGATGCTTACAGTGGTCACATTTTGTTCTGACTTTTTCTTGCAGGGTGTATTGTCTGATCTGACAAAGGTGACTGGTCTTCATGGTCTGGACCCAGTGGTGCTTGTCTTAGTGGTGGGAATAGTGATGTTTactttgggatttgctggtTGTGTGGGAGCACTGAGAGAAAACATCTGCCTGCTGAAGTTTGTAAGTAACATCATTACATGAGGGAGTTATTATATGTGTGAAAGCTGCAAATGATGAACTGGGAGCAAACCCAGATAATTCATGATAGAATTTGGTTTCTGGCAAAATACATGGTAAACTTGCTGCCTTGATAAACCTCTGAGTAATGGCATTGAAAGCAGAGTGGTCCTAGCTTATCTATTCTCCTCTTTGTGGAACATGTTCTTCCCTGacttttttaatttgttctgctctgcagtgatgTTATAGTAGGTATATCGGAATCTAACATTGTGTTGTTATGGAACATGCTTAGTCAGTTAGGAATCACTGAGAGAGTATAATATAGTGGAACAAAATCCCTTAAAAGCTTTCAAGTTTCTTGTACGTGTTGGCAAAACTTTGGGACTTCAGAGACTGATGTAAAATTTCTTAAATGGTTCTTTTTATACTGAGGCTTCTTCTTTGCTTCAGAGCTAAAAACAGCTAAGCtagacaaaaaattaaaaaaaaataaactataaaATTAGAAACAATCCAAGAGGTAATCAAGACTTCTTTAGCCCTGTGTTTTACTGATTCTcatttattattgttttcattgctGTGAATAATGACTGTCTGATGGTCTTTTTACTGTCAAGTTCAGgtgacaaaaaaaaccaactcttCCTCTTGGGGTTTCTTTACCTTGTATACTCACTGTGCTCAGTGTCTGTACTGAATCAAAATTTGAACCCAGTTCTGTATCTGTTTCTGGTGGTATAGGAATGCATACaaaatgaattaatattttctaatttagGACTTTCGGTTTTTTACAGTTCTGTGGAACAATTGTGTTTATATTCCTGTTGGAGCTGGCAGTAGCAGTTATGGCTTTCCTGTTCCAGGACTGGGTGAGGGACAGGGTAAAAGAATTCTTTGAGAATAACATTAAATCCTACCGAGACGACATTGACCTCCAGAACATCATTGATTCACTACAGAGAATTGTAAGTTCATATCCTGTCACTTCTTTGATGCCTTCTAGGAGAATATAGattttaaagttttcattttttaatagaatCATAATCATTTGTAGCTAATAGTACTGTTACTGATCTGCTGGTTTCCTTCCTTCTGTattgaaggcagcagggagggaagatAGCCTGAGGTCCAGGCTTGTTCTGATGTCTGCTGTGGAAGCTCTCTCAGGCATGCATCTGCCTTTGACCTTTCTCATTTGCTCCCCTTTCCCTTGCTCCCTAAGAAAAAGCTTTCTCTTAAAAAATTTGGCAGTGGAACTTATTGTATGACAATTACATCtaaaatgataatttttatGAATTGCCTTGACAGGCTGACACTTGTTTCCAGGAGCAGTATTCCAGATGTATTGCTTTGATTTCACAGAGCTTGGATTTCATATCTATTCATTGTTTTTACTCTGCTGTTGTCATTGATTCTGCACAGACTTAGGGATAGTGAAGATTTGTAAGCAAACACTGTTTGGAGGTATTTTAGAGATAATTTATCCACTGAACAAACTTCTGGAATGTATTTATCTGCTGCAGAACCATTGCTGTGGGGCCCAAGGTCCAGAAGATTGGGACTTCAACATCTACTTTGACTGCAAGAGTGAAAGCAAAAGTCGTGAGAAGTGCGGAGTTCCTTTTTCCTGTTGTATACCCGATCCTGCTGTAAGTTGTTTCCTGGCTTTGTTGTTGCCCTGAGATTGTCAGGTTATCACAGGAAGTACTTCCTGAATAAGGTGTTGAAGGGCTTTGAGGTGTCCTAAATGACTAAAAATCACTCTTGTGCAGACAAacctttttttgtgtttctgttgcATTCTTTTTAGGGTCCAAATGTGGCAACCTGTTAAGTGAAAATGTGTTGTTACCAGGAATTCAAGCCATTTTGGTATGGTTTGGATCTGAAGCACTGGTGGCTGGCTATTTTTTATTCCCAGTGTGTTGTTTCCTTGGATCCCTGGCCTTTTTCAGGCGTGTAAAGAGCTGAGACCTCTAAGAGTGTGTTTACCCCAGATGGAATTAATGTTTCACCACCCCTTTGCCAGACAGGCAGGAGTAGCTCCATTTGCTGCTTTGTCAGTAATTAGTGAAGTACTCATGTATGAAGTTTAAAGCTTCTGAGAAAGTCCTTGGTTTTGGCAAGGTTTAGGTGCTTATTGGTTAACTTGTTTTACTAAACTTTGTGAAACTTTTGAGCGTTGCAGCAGATGCCAAAATGTGGAGGTAGGGGCTAACTTAGAGTGCTTTATGGTATTATTGGGAATACTTACAGCTTAAAATCCATCCAGCAATCCTTGTGCTGAGAGCCATTGGTAAGTTATATTTAATATCTGGTAGGCTTCTCTGATTGTATTGGCAATCAGCCAAGGAAAGCCTTTGTCAGGGCCATATACCATGTTCAGATTCCCCAGTAATTATTTTCTAGCCTAGTTTGGAGCAGTACTGTTCAACTGCACatttttctgttgctgctgctaTATTTAAGGAGGCAGAAGGATGCTTAAGTCTGTTTAATGTGAGATTCtattattaatatttcaatAAACCTTACTATCAGTTTTGTAAATGCAGATGTCTCACCTGTGTGATGGTAGTGCAGTTTTCATGTTAAAAAGTTGCTAGTTGAATGCAAGTGATAGAAGCAGCTGAGTTTTCTGATGCAGGGTATCATCTGATATCATCATCTATAGTACGCACCTTTGCTTTgtcattaattttcttctgttctgctAGGGCTTTGCTTGTCTtgctaaaaatgcttttaaaaatgtttggcTCTGACAATTGATTTGTTTATGGATATAAAAGGTAGAAAAACTTGCTGTGAACAGAAGTGAGTACAAGTAAAttgatttgtttatttaaaatctcttttgctTTGCAGCAAAAAGTTGTGAATACACAATGTGGCTATGATATCAGAAAGAAGGTAAGGTGCTGTCTGTCATGTTCTGTGCCTGCATAGACAAGACTAAAACTGGTGGGATTGCTGATAGATGTGTCAGCTCAAAATTCTAGGAGCTAATAACTGTCCTACATCATACTACAGATGTAGAAAAAGGTAGACATTGTCCTTTGTTTAAAGTAACCTCCTGCtgtgggaggggagagaaaacAAGTGGGAACAGGTGAGGGGAAAGGTGGGTTTCAAAAAGGGATAGGATTTGGATTTCAAGTGTTCATTTCAATTACCAGTTGTAATAGTCTAAATCTGCTGATCTGTTGTTTGCTAATTTGACCATCTATCATCTGCTAGTCTATTATCTGCTAGTTTTACTGTGTTTCTAATAAACAGGATTTTCAGGAAGATAGAAATATCAATGCCTGACATTCTCCAATTCACATGTGTATTTTTGACGTGTGGTTAAAAACTTTACTGCAAAAGTGACAAAACATTAGCCTAGCTAGATCATGTGATTGATCTTGTAGTAAACTTGAGCAGAAAAGTaatattcttattcttcctttttACATTCAGAGCAAAAGTCAATGGGATGATCAGATTTTTGTCAAAGGATGTATCCATGCACTTGAAGCTTGGTTACCCCGAAATATCTACATTGTTGCAGGTGTCTTCATAGCTATCTCACTGCTCCAGGTTAGTTGTTATTGCTATGATTCTTTGAAAAATTGCCATGTTTGTAGGTAAAGACCTGCTGAAGGTAAAAGTAATTATGGACAggtataataaatattttgaatgtgGATTTTTTAGGTTTGATAAGAGGATGGCAGGAACACCTCTTATGGTAGAGGGGAGTTAGTGTGAAAACACCTGTTGCACAAAGCAGTGAAGgttataataaaaatacagtgcAGTAATAATAGTGTGTGATAATTGGGATATATATTGTAATATTAATATGGTCATATGTAATATACAATTATTATATAAAGTATTCCCTGTGTTTCAATGTCATTAAGGAGGGGGGATCTGCTGTCTGCTGCAGTAGATCTGAGCTCCAGCTTTCTATCACAAATCTGAACTAAGATACAGCCTTGTCCTTCATGCTGAGGCTACCTCAGCTGGCTGTAGGTAACCTGCAGTGGCTGACCTAAAGTGGCTGTAGCATGCTGCTCAAAAAGGTTGGGAATGTAAGAGCAGGGAAATAGGTGAACAGGTAGCAAATGTGATGTTAGGAGAACCAGATGGAAGATGGTGACTTCTGTTACCTCATCAGTGCTTGGTACATCAGAGAGGGAGCTGAAACTCTCACTAAAGCATCTTACATTACTGCTTTCAAGGTGGATGCTGCTTTCATTGTGGCAGTTGTTTGCACTGCATTCTATGCTATGAAATTCCTTCACTTCAATTGGAAACAATAAACTTTAAATTCTGCTacagaaagtattttctgtgtAATTGACAATAGTTAGTATGGAGTGCTAGCAAAAGtccttcctccagccctggTAATACTGCCCTCTGTAGCTTAGGGTCTGATATGTTTTTCTCACCATCTGGTGATAATGCTTCCATGGGATTGAGAAATGCTGTGCTAAAAACAGCTCCTCTTGCTAGGAAGATGGCCAAGACACAAAGTTTAATCGTTTGGCAGTGTGTTGATTGACAATAACTTGACAATGCTGTTCTCTATTCATGTCCCAAGACTCTGTGAAACCACTCTCAGTTATTTGTGCTTTCCAATTGGGTCTTTCTTGTGCATTAAGCTATTTTATTGTGGGACTGAGAATTAGACATAACCTGACATTTAAATGAAATCTTCTGGCTTTCCAAAACTTCACCCCAGTTTTATATTATTGCTAAGAATGCATTAGGGAGTTTGCTGAGTTACAAGTTTATCCTCAGTTTATAAAGGAAGATTTCCCTGAGAACTGCCATGAATGTTAAAACTTCAAATTTCAAATGTCTCTGAATAATATGGGACTACTGTGTTGTCTGTGACAAGAATTTCATTTTAGTACTGGTAATTGtactttctgtctgtatttaaaaaaattgatctGAAAACTGACTGGGTTGTTATTCAAAGTTGTGGAACGAATGCCAATGTCTGCTTTGTAGCTTTAGCAGTAGGTAAGCATGGGTGTTCATGACACTCAGGCTTGGTGAAGTGGGTTTGTTCTAGCTCTAAGGCATCTGAAAGCTTATTATTTTGAAGGCTGCTGAAGTTTTACATGAAAGTATCTTTCTCATGAGTTTTATTACCTGCAGGATTCTGTTGCCTTTATTACCTTTTAGTAATAGCTATGTTTTGATGGATGATCTTGGCTATGAAATATCTGAACCTGCCAACAAACATCTTGCAGACTGGTGCATTACAAGTGTTTTATCTCACAAAATGgtgtattttttatctttttagatttttgggattttcctaGCCAGGACATTGATTTCTGATATTGAAGCTGTAAAGGCAAGTAATGCCTTCTGAATATGAAAGCAGACCCATGTTGCAAGACAGTGTATGTTAAGATGATTGATTGGACACCGAGGCAGAAGAAATGCACAGACCATGAAATACTCCTGTTGTTAAAAGCCttatgtggatttttttttttcccctgctcatGGTTTTTGTTAAAAGCTGTTACAAAAAACAATCACCAAACACATGCTGTCTACCTTTTTTCTGGCAAGACAACTCAGCGCACCAGCGTTGATCTCTGAGGAAGAAATGGAATTTCCCAGGACACTGGCAGAGCAGATTTTAAAGACTGTAGCAGGGAGCCATGAAACTGCTGTAAACCCTTTCCTTGAAGGATTGCTATGAAGATTGTTCTGTCTTCACTCCTGTCTTCTGTCTTAAAATGTAATCTTGTCAAATGTCACGTGCTGATTTCTTCAGAACCTTGCAATCATGCTAATCTCTCCAGGAGACTTATCCAGCCGTTTTTGGCAGCATATCCAGCGATCATAactggaaattgggaaaaaaaacccacaaaatgtCCACATCTTTAGTTGACTTTAGGTTGTTCGAATCCCATGCTATTTTGAATAATTCAAGCCTGCTCCCAGGATGGGAAAAATCTGACTATCTATAGCATTAAGTCTTACAAATCTCCATTTCAGGCAAGAGGGTGTAAAGCCCTGATGCTGTTTCCTGtctgagaaaaatgtaaatattctttatttatagaagaaaaacctctttaaaaatgcttatcCTTTCAATGATCAGTAATAGCTTTAAAAAGGGCTGTCTGCATACACTTCAGAATGCAGCTTGTTTCAGTAGGTAGCAAGCATGCTGTGCTAGCTGTTGATGGCTTTTGTTATTCCTCTAGTTTCTGTCACAACTGCTATGTTGATCTTCAGAAGTTTTAACTGCCACTACCAGGACTGATGAAAGACTTGCAAATTCAGTGTTAATGTCATTTTCTACATGAAGCTGAACTAGTCCTTCTTATGTCAGGGTTTTCATTTTAATCAAGAGAAAATGAAACTCTTCTTCCAGTCCTCCCGTTGTGGGGATTAGTAGATGGATCTGTAGGTCAGTAGGGGTTCCAGTCTCTTCTGTAAGACTTTGGTGTTGTCTCCTTAGCTGTAAGGTGGAAGTCTGTGGCTGAAGTGTTTTTAGAAGTAGCTGTAGCTGTCAGTCTTACTGTGGGCCATATAACTAACATCATTTACTGCTTCCAGTGACACCAGGGTTTTCAGGGAGAGCAGGTTCACTTACAGTGCCTAACATAGTGTAAATTTTAGAAAAGTATCTATTTTTATAATGATATTT
Proteins encoded:
- the TSPAN14 gene encoding tetraspanin-14 → MHYYRYSNAEVSCWYKYLLFSYNIVFWLAGVAFLAAGLWAWSEKGVLSDLTKVTGLHGLDPVVLVLVVGIVMFTLGFAGCVGALRENICLLKFFCGTIVFIFLLELAVAVMAFLFQDWVRDRVKEFFENNIKSYRDDIDLQNIIDSLQRINHCCGAQGPEDWDFNIYFDCKSESKSREKCGVPFSCCIPDPAQKVVNTQCGYDIRKKSKSQWDDQIFVKGCIHALEAWLPRNIYIVAGVFIAISLLQIFGIFLARTLISDIEAVKASNAF